Below is a window of Candidozyma auris chromosome 3, complete sequence DNA.
GAGGAAACAGCAGGCTAAACAGAGATCTACATAATAGAACtcaccaagaacaacaTCTGATCATCTTATGTCGAATCGACAGCGGATCAGGAATCGTGCCAGATCAAGGGAGGGTGGCCGAGGGCTTTTGCTGTGGGCCAAATGGGCAAATAAGCGATGCTGCTTCAACAGGCGGCTGTTGAACATTGGCGAAACCCAAAGTTGATATTGGCGAGGCATAGAAAGAAGTAACtgaggagaaaaaagaatagggaaaaaataaaaaaaaaaaaaaaaaaaataaagaaaaaaagctcaagttgTTCGTCTTATTTATGCCATAGCTGGTCTTGAAACACTTCCTCTCATGATCCtcgcattttgcaacttcaaTAGCCATGTGGACGCAAACGACCACATTTGTCTCATGGCTGCAATTGCTCCATCCCCATCAAGATATCACCCTCCACTGCACATCAATTCCATATTCTAGCAACAGATTATCCCATAAAAACCTTTCATCTCCATCGTCCTCAACTCATTCCTTTTTCATGTACCCCCTCCATTTCCTCCCGCATAGTCAACTTCCACTGCACAATCATTTTGTAACCACAAGTCCAGtccacaaaacaagaaaactCCACGACGACGATCCCAATCATTGTACCCTCCTCCAATCCCAGTCACTCTTCACCATCCACCATTATTCCTGACAACTTGTTTACCCGCCCACATTCCTCCCACGTCCCCTAGCTGCCTCCTCCACTATAGAAGCTGATGCGCATTTTCCTGATCCATCCACAGCCAGCCGCCCTGTCCTGTTAAACGCATTCCTCCAAAGGCACACAATCAAGGAGAGGTGAAGGAGAGGATTCATTGATACAATTGGGTTCTGAACAAGATGATACGCTgtctttccttcttctttttttttcttatcaGAAACTTGTTGTTTATAAGCGGACCACATTCGAGCAAACCCAGTGCAAATCTCAATATCATACCCTCTCAATTACTGCTGCAGCTCTCTGGGTATCAGGCCTTTCCCGCTAAGATGCTCCTTTGAACATGTCTCAGATTGACTCTTGGCTGTCTTATCTCACCTATAATCTGAGAGTCTTATGCGGCCAATAACATATCCTGATTTGGCGCCCGCCTGTGGTGCCTACGCAACATGCGACTATGCCTCACGTGCATACAAATTCACAATAGAGACTTCCGAGGGTGGTACTGCAGACAAACCGCCGTAATTATGCACTCTTCCATCACATCATGTCGACTCTCCCTCGAATCACCTGTGGCCACCTTTCATCTATCGAGAGCCACACACCTTCTACCGTCACTAAGCTCTCTCAATGGAATCTGAGTATCGACATTTTATGAAATCCATTTACTTTACTGTCCAAAACCACATTGAACTTCTCCATTGCCCGCTTCTATTTTTAGCTACACGCTTCGCCGATTCACTTTGGGCGGCCCTGTGTTCTCGAAATTTCTTCCTCAATCTTCCCACAATCCTCGTACGAGGAGGCACCTTATGAAACAAGGGTGTTTGACCTCCGTGAGTCTGAGGACGTTGAAGTCTCAGTACGTCGAgtttcattttttctttttctggatCCGTAGATCTATGCTTTTAGACTTCTTAATCtgttggctgcgaaaaaataACTGTCTTACACATGGGCCTACACATCCACTTCGATTCCTTAATACTTACATTGTCACATCAAATATACAAGCTGGTTGGCAAATCACACCTTCTCGGCGAATTCCTCCAACAATTTAAAGTTTCTCTGCTCCACTGAGCCGTTACCTGGCAAACGGGTGGAGCCCATCAAGTAGTTGTCAACCTCACGAGCACACTGTCTGCCCTCCTGGATACCCCAGACGACCAACGACTGGCCCCTTCTGCAATCACCAGCAGCGAACAAATTCTCCTGACCGCTGACCTTGTAGCCGCTTGGGTCAGCGGTGGATATAGTGCCTCTCTTGGTCTTGCTTACTTGAAGCTTGTCGGTCTCGGGACCCAAGAATCCCATCGACAACAATACAATGTCTGCAGCAAAAAACTCCTCAGAGCCTGGAACTTCAGCCATCTGCCAGGCGCCAGAGTCGGAGCGCTTCCACTCAACTCTAACCGTCTTGATACCCTTCACGTTACCTTCGTCGTCTCCAACAAATTCCTTCGACAAGATGGAGTACTCTCTAGGGTCCTTGCCGTAGTGAGCAGCCACCTCGCTGTGACCGTAGTCCACTCTGAACACACGGGGCCACTGTGGCCATGGGTTGTCCTTAGGTCTGGCGTCTGGTGGTGTTGGCAACAATTCGAAGTTGGTGACCGACTTGGCACCGTGTCTGGTGGAAGTTCCCAAACAATCATTACCAGtgtcaccaccaccaatgaCAATGACATGCTTGCCGGTGATTTGTTTTCtgattttctccaaagagttctccaaaagagcctTGGTGTTCGAATGCAATAACTTCATGGCAAAGTCGATGTTCTTGAGGTCACGACCTGGGATGCTCAAGTCTCTTGGGATGGTAGAGCCAACAGCGAAAATGACAGCGTCGTTGGAGGATTGCAACTCCTCAACAGTGATATCGTCGCCCACAGTAGTGTTGCACACGAACTCGATGCCCTCGGCAGCCAACAAGTCGgttcttctcttgacaAGACGCTTGTCCAACTTCATGTTTGGAATGCCGTACATCAACAATCCTCCTGGTCTGTCAGCTCTCTCGTAAACAGTCACCTTGTGGCCTGCCTTGTTCAATTGGTCAGCAGCAGACAAACCAGCTGGACCAGATCCAACAATAGCGACAGTCATACCAGTCCTGTGAGTTGGAGGTGTTGGCTTGATCCAACCTTGCTCGAAGGCATGGTCAATGATAGCACACTCCACAGACTTGATGTTAACTGGGTCCTCGTTAATACCCAAAACACAGGCACCGTTACATGGAGCAGGACAGATTCTACCAGTAAATTCTGGGAAGTTATTGGTCATCATCAATCTTTGCAAAGCGTCATACCATCTGTCTTTGAAAACCAACTCATTCCACTTAGGGATGACGTTGGAGATAGGACAACCCGTGTCCGAGGTACAGAATGGAACACCACAGTCCATACATCTAGCAGTTTCGTATTTCAATTCCTCCTTGGTGAGTCTAGAGGTCATTTCATTCCAGTCCTTGGTTCTGGTCTTTGCATCTCTGTATTTCtcgtttcttctcttgtACTTCATGAAACCTCTGAGCTtgtcaagttgttgaactgctttcttctcggTCTCTGggttggtgatggtgtctTCAAGATCCAACACCTTAGGCTCGTTTGACCCTGCCTTGGCCGCAACAGCACCAGCACGGTGAATATGGCCTTGCTTGATCTTAGCAGCTTCACCGTTGGTAGCATCGCACTCTGGGTCctccttgatgtttttcaagaagttgttcaactccttcttcttcgcttcttccttcttttgcttctccTTTTCAAGAACCTTTTTGTAGTCATGAGGCAAGACCTTGACGAACCTGCTCAAAACTCTGTTGAAATCATTCAAAATCTGAGCAGCAACCTCAGAGCCAGTGTAGTGACGATGATCTTCAATCAAGCCCCTCAAGAATGCAATTTCAGAAGGCTCAGTGACACTAGACAATTCCACGGTCTGGGCGTTGACCTTTTGATTGAAGTCCTGAGCCATGTCCAAAACGTAAGCAATACCGCCACACATACCAGCCGCAAAGTTACGACCGGTTGAACCCAAGATGACAACACGGCCACCAGACATGTACTCACACCCGTGATCACCAGTGCCTTCAGCAACAATGGTAGCACCAGAGTTTCTAACAGCAAATCTCTCAGCGGCAACACCTCTAATGAAAGCTGTACCGGATGTAGCACCAAAGAATGCAGTGTTACCAGCAATGATCTGGTCCTCGGCCTTAAATTTGGAGCCCACAGGTGGGTAGACGATTATTCTACCACCGGACAAACCTTTACCGATGTAATCATTGGCGTCACCTTCCAACTCCAAGGTGATACCTGGAGCAAGGAAGGCACCAAAGGATTGACCAGCAGAACCCTTGACGTTGACGTGGATAGTGTCATGAGGCAAACCTTGTTCACCAAACTTCTTGGAGACTCTATACGACAAAGTAGTACCCAAGGAACGGTCAGTGTTGACGACATTACAGTCAATTGTAACTGGCAAGCCCTTCTCCAAGGTGACTTCAGACTCGTCAATCAATTTATTGTCGATTCTGACGTGCAATCTGTGGTCCTGCTTCCTCACACAATAAGTGTCGACACCAGGTCTGATGGTGTGTGCTGGTGTCAAGATAGGCAGCAAATCGATATTGGCATTCTTAGTGTTCCTCAAGTCGTCTCTaaccttcaacacctcgGTGTGACCCACCATCTCGTTGATGGTGCGGAAACCCAACTTAGCCATGTATTGTCTCAACTCTTGAGCCATGTAGtagaagaaattgatgacATGCTCTGGGGTACCCTGGAACTTCTTCCTAAGTTCTGGGTCCTGAGTGGCTATACCAACGGGACAGACATTCAATTCACAACGACGCATGAAGATACAACCCATGGCAATCAAAGGAGTAGTGGCAAAGCCCCACTCTTCGGCACCAAGCAAACAAGCAATAGCGATATCACGGCCAGTCTTGATTTGACCATCAGTTTGCAAAATGACTCTGCCTCTCAAGTCATTCAACACCAATGTCTGGTGAGACTCGGCGAGACCTAATTCCCATGGTAAACCAGCGTACTTGATGGAAGTCCACTTAGCTGCACCAGTACCACCGTCACCACCAGAGATCAAGATGTTCTCAGAACCAGCCTTGGcaacaccagcagcaacaatACCGACACCAACTTCAGAGACCAACTTAACGGAAGTTCTGGCTCTTGGGTTGGAGCATTTCAAATCGTACAACAATTGCTTCAAGTCCTCGATCGAATAAATATCGTGATGGGGAGGTGGAGAAATCAAACCGACACCTGGAGTGGAGTGTCTTGTCTTTGCAATAGACTCAGAGACCTTGTGTCCTGGCAACTCACCACCCTCACCAGGCTTAGCACCTTGGGCCATCTTGATTTGCAACTCATCAGCATCAGCCAAGTAGTAAGATGTGACACCAAATCTACCGGAGGCAATTTGCTTAATAGCAGATCTCATGGTGTCACCGTTGGCATTGACCTGGGATCTGGCAGCGTCTTCACCACCCTCACCAGTGTTGGATTTACCTCCCAATCTGTTCATAGCAACAGCAAGAGTGGAGTGAGCCTCCATGGAGATAGAACCGTAAGACATGGCACCGGTGAAGAAACGACGAACGATCTCAGTCCATGGTTCAACTTGGTCAATTGGAACTGGCTTAGCATTCTCGTAGTCGAAATCCAAGAGACCTCTCAAGGTACAGTTTTTGATAGCTTCATATTCCTTCTTGCAGTAAGCGTCGTACGCCTTTTCGTTCTTGTTTCTGACAGCATCTTGCATCGAAGCAATGGCAGCAGGGTCATTGACGTGCTTCTCACCACCATCTCTCCAGTTGTACTCACCAGTTTCTGGCAAAGCCACTGGCTTGATGGTTTCTCTCGAAGGATAACCTCTCTCATGCAAAGAGAAAGCGTCCTGAGCAATGTATTCAAAGGTAATACCCTTGATTCTAGAAGCAGTACCAGCGAAACAACGGTCGATAACGGAGTTATCAATAccaagagcttcaaaaatctGAGCACCCTTGTAAGAGGCCAATGTGGAAATACCCATCTTGGACATAACCTTTAAAATACCAGCGTCCACGGCGTACTTGTAGTTCTTGACAATTTGCTCATCAGAGAagtccttcttcaacaaaccTTCGTTTTTCATTCTGATCAAGGTCTCGATAGCCAAGTAAGGGTTGATACCGTCAGCACCGTAACCAACCAAGCAACAAGCGTGGTGTACTTCTCTGGCTTCGGCAGTCTCGAGAAGAATAGCAACCTTAGAACGCTGCTTCTGTCTCACCAAGTGGTGGTGCACAGCACCTGTGGCGATCAAAGCAGAAATTGGAACTCTGTCGAAAGAAGTGGCACGGTCGGACaagatgatgattttgCGGTCTTCGGCAATTGCCTTAGAAGCATCCTGGCAGATGTCGGAGATCTTATTGATGTACCCTTGGATACCCTCGCTCTTGCTGAAGGTGATGTCGATGGTGGTGATAGCCCACTTTGGATACACCTTTTCGATGTTGCGGATAGCATTTAACTCGGCAGTTGACAAGACCGGAGAATTCAACAACATACGGTTACACTGGTCTGGTTtcatctccaacaagttACCTTGAGGACCAACATAGCACTCCAAGGACATAACAAGCTCCTCTCTGATAGGGTCGATTGGTGGATTTGTGACCTGAGCGAATAGCTGACGGAAGTATTCGTACAACAATCTGGGCTGTTCGGAAACACATGCCAAAGCAGCATCGTTACCCATAGACCCGAGAGCCTCCTTGCCCTCAGCCATGGGGGACAAGATGTTGAGGATTTGCTCATGAGAGTAGCCAAATGCAACCAATCTTGGGTCGGTTTGCACGGTGACATCCTTAGTCTCCTTGATCTGATGGTCCAAGTCGATTTCTCTGGCAACCAATTTGGctttcaaatcatcaagagTGATCATGTTGGCAGTAACCCAAGATTTGAAGTCGAATCTAGAGGCAACAGACTGCTTCAACTCACGGTCATCCACCACTCTACCCTCTTTAGTGTCGACAAGCAACATTCTTCCGGGCTGCAAACGGCCCTTCTGCAAGACCTTCTCTGGTTCAATGTCAATGACACCAACTTCAGAGGCACAGATGATTCTGTCATCGTCGGTAATGTAGTATCTGCAAGGTCTTAAACCGTTTCTGTCCAAGTTGGCACCACAGTATCTGTCATCGGCGAATGTGAACAAGGCTGGACCATCCCAAGGCTCCATTAAGCATGCAGCCCACTCGTAAaatgctttctttttcatgtCAATATTTTTGTCGTTCTGCCAGGCCTCTGGAATCATGGTCATCACGGCCTCAGGCAAGGAAAGGACGCCGTTgatcaccaacaactccAAGACGTTATCAAATGCAGCCGAGTCGGAACCACCCTCCTCAATGATAGGGTAtagcttctccaactcctcaCCGAACAATTCGGAAGACATGACAC
It encodes the following:
- the GLT1 gene encoding glutamate synthase (NADH), producing MNSDLLPPKVYPYDEVPENKSWAATLPVAKGLYNPDLEKDACGVGFTCHLKGSASHKIVSDAKNLLCNMTHRGGELNPKDGDGAGLMSSLPHKFLKREFKYHCDVDLPPLGQYGTGNVFFKKDEAVYEKSRNTFENIASSLGLRVLGWRAVPHDSSILGPASLSREPLILQPAIVLADVYGTDVSPEEFEKTYKKDFEKKLFILRKQSSHTIGLHNWFYICSLNAKTIVYKGQLAPNQVYAYYYDLANAEFEAHFALVHSRFSTNTFPSWDRAQPLRMAAHNGEINTLRGNKNWMRAKEGVMSSELFGEELEKLYPIIEEGGSDSAAFDNVLELLVINGVLSLPEAVMTMIPEAWQNDKNIDMKKKAFYEWAACLMEPWDGPALFTFADDRYCGANLDRNGLRPCRYYITDDDRIICASEVGVIDIEPEKVLQKGRLQPGRMLLVDTKEGRVVDDRELKQSVASRFDFKSWVTANMITLDDLKAKLVAREIDLDHQIKETKDVTVQTDPRLVAFGYSHEQILNILSPMAEGKEALGSMGNDAALACVSEQPRLLYEYFRQLFAQVTNPPIDPIREELVMSLECYVGPQGNLLEMKPDQCNRMLLNSPVLSTAELNAIRNIEKVYPKWAITTIDITFSKSEGIQGYINKISDICQDASKAIAEDRKIIILSDRATSFDRVPISALIATGAVHHHLVRQKQRSKVAILLETAEAREVHHACCLVGYGADGINPYLAIETLIRMKNEGLLKKDFSDEQIVKNYKYAVDAGILKVMSKMGISTLASYKGAQIFEALGIDNSVIDRCFAGTASRIKGITFEYIAQDAFSLHERGYPSRETIKPVALPETGEYNWRDGGEKHVNDPAAIASMQDAVRNKNEKAYDAYCKKEYEAIKNCTLRGLLDFDYENAKPVPIDQVEPWTEIVRRFFTGAMSYGSISMEAHSTLAVAMNRLGGKSNTGEGGEDAARSQVNANGDTMRSAIKQIASGRFGVTSYYLADADELQIKMAQGAKPGEGGELPGHKVSESIAKTRHSTPGVGLISPPPHHDIYSIEDLKQLLYDLKCSNPRARTSVKLVSEVGVGIVAAGVAKAGSENILISGGDGGTGAAKWTSIKYAGLPWELGLAESHQTLVLNDLRGRVILQTDGQIKTGRDIAIACLLGAEEWGFATTPLIAMGCIFMRRCELNVCPVGIATQDPELRKKFQGTPEHVINFFYYMAQELRQYMAKLGFRTINEMVGHTEVLKVRDDLRNTKNANIDLSPILTPAHTIRPGVDTYCVRKQDHRLHVRIDNKLIDESEVTLEKGLPVTIDCNVVNTDRSLGTTLSYRVSKKFGEQGLPHDTIHVNVKGSAGQSFGAFLAPGITLELEGDANDYIGKGLSGGRIIVYPPVGSKFKAEDQIIAGNTAFFGATSGTAFIRGVAAERFAVRNSGATIVAEGTGDHGCEYMSGGRVVILGSTGRNFAAGMCGGIAYVLDMAQDFNQKVNAQTVELSSVTEPSEIAFLRGLIEDHRHYTGSEVAAQILNDFNRVLSRFVKVLPHDYKKVLEKEKQKKEEAKKKELNNFLKNIKEDPECDATNGEAAKIKQGHIHRAGAVAAKAGSNEPKVLDLEDTITNPETEKKAVQQLDKLRGFMKYKRRNEKYRDAKTRTKDWNEMTSRLTKEELKYETARCMDCGVPFCTSDTGCPISNVIPKWNELVFKDRWYDALQRLMMTNNFPEFTGRICPAPCNGACVLGINEDPVNIKSVECAIIDHAFEQGWIKPTPPTHRTGMTVAIVGSGPAGLSAADQLNKAGHKVTVYERADRPGGLLMYGIPNMKLDKRLVKRRTDLLAAEGIEFVCNTTVGDDITVEELQSSNDAVIFAVGSTIPRDLSIPGRDLKNIDFAMKLLHSNTKALLENSLEKIRKQITGKHVIVIGGGDTGNDCLGTSTRHGAKSVTNFELLPTPPDARPKDNPWPQWPRVFRVDYGHSEVAAHYGKDPREYSILSKEFVGDDEGNVKGIKTVRVEWKRSDSGAWQMAEVPGSEEFFAADIVLLSMGFLGPETDKLQVSKTKRGTISTADPSGYKVSGQENLFAAGDCRRGQSLVVWGIQEGRQCAREVDNYLMGSTRLPGNGSVEQRNFKLLEEFAEKV